The following coding sequences lie in one Arachis stenosperma cultivar V10309 chromosome 5, arast.V10309.gnm1.PFL2, whole genome shotgun sequence genomic window:
- the LOC130980149 gene encoding uncharacterized protein LOC130980149, whose amino-acid sequence MEGDGLKLVRWGYEVRTSSEPCISAINSYYHQVMSYGRDRCVILDALDHDNNCVLANILAAHFLLSVDPFRASSCLLSAKLHLENATFYEKLVFECINYLISEERDDDVALQLHSKVLKEFPKDLVTLKRAQILCFYMGRPDLSFSLVNQVLPQNEGENYLYGMLAFPLLELGKMRDAEEAAKRGLNINEEDSWSQHALCHVLQYECRFKEAVNFMEKCSPSWSSLSSFMLTHNWWHVALCYLEGSAPNQRVLEVYDNHIWKELDKTDAHGAEVYLNAVGLLLRLYVRGESDLTDNRLKVLAECLTDQANWYLEWHLDVLTVWALAKSGKFSEAADLLKGLKERVSRMNIKKQQSMQRAMRLAEAVYAYGTGNDKHGVELLGPDFDAMDYKIIGASDEQVDVFNDVWFSMLLNAEEAMKAIEAIEKQIKKREGIPLYWRMLERAYKLANRPEAEHAKAKAKALEESYFN is encoded by the exons ATGGAAGGAGACGGTCTGAAATTGGTCAGATGGGGTTACGAGGTTCGAACTTCATCTGAGCCCTGCATCTCCGCCATCAACTCCTACTACCATCAGGTGATGAGCTATGGCAGAGATAGGTGTGTGATTCTTGATGCGCTGGACCATGATAACAACTGTGTCCTGGCTAACATCTTAGCCGCTCATTTCCTTCTATCCGTTGACCCTTTTCGAGCTTCCTCTTGTCTTCTCTCCGCCAAATTGCACCTT GAAAATGCTACATTCTATGAGAAACTAGTTTTTGAATGCATTAATTACTTGATATCTGAAGAGAGAGATGATGATGTGGCTCTTCAACTGCATTCTAAG gtTCTAAAAGAGTTTCCAAAGGATCTAGTTACACTAAAGAGAGCACAAATCTTGTGCTTCTATATGGGTCGGCCTGATCTGTCTTTCTCACTTGTTAATCAG GTTCTGCCCCAAAATGAAGGAGAAAACTACTTATATGGCATGCTTGCTTTTCCTTTATTGGAGCTTGGAAAAATGAGAGATGCTGAGGAAGCTGCAAAAAGGGGACTCAACATCAATGAGGAAGACAGCTGGTCACAGCATGCT CTTTGCCATGTTCTTCAATACGAGTGCCGTTTTAAAGAAGCTGTGAACTTCATGGAAAAATGTTCACCATCATGGAGTTCTCTTTCATCTTTTAT GTTAACCCACAATTGGTGGCATGTAGCCCTTTGTTACTTAGAAGGTAGTGCACCAAACCAAAGAGTGCTTGAAGTATATGACAATCATATATGGAAGGAGTTAGACAAAACTGATGCCCATGGCGCAGAG GTTTACTTGAATGCCGTGGGTTTGCTTTTGCGGTTGTATGTACGAGGTGAATCAGATCTCACTGATAATCGTCTCAAGGTGCTTGCTGAATGCCTAACCGATCAA GCAAACTGGTATCTAGAGTGGCACCTTGATGTATTGACAGTGTGGGCTTTGGCAAAATCTGGAAAATTTTCTGAAGCAGCAGATCTCCTTAAGGGTTTGAAAGAAAG GgtttcaaggatgaatataAAGAAACAACAATCAATGCAGAGAGCAATGAGG CTTGCAGAAGCAGTTTATGCGTATGGAACAGGTAATGACAAACATGGAGTGGAATTACTAGGTCCAGATTTTGATGCCATGGATTATAAG ATAATTGGGGCATCTGATGAACAAGTTGATGTATTCAATGATGTTTGGTTTAGCATGTTGCTGAATGCTGAAGAAGCAATGAAGG CCATTGAAGCAATCGAAAAGCAAATCAAGAAGAGGGAAGGCATCCCCTTATATTGGCGAATGCTG GAGAGAGCGTACAAACTCGCAAACAGGCCAGAAGCTGAACATGCAAAGGCGAAGGCCAAGGCATTGGAGGAATCTTATTTCAACTAA
- the LOC130980148 gene encoding LEAF RUST 10 DISEASE-RESISTANCE LOCUS RECEPTOR-LIKE PROTEIN KINASE-like 1.5 — MNPHLHVSSISVFYLFFFFSFFCTPTTSHTACSSTKTPCPPFASTLPLPFPFSSSPGCGHPSFQLRCSTPHSFISINNLTFSILTYKPNTSSIILSPHNNNTSCPSTHFLSIPNQPINLSASPFRVLDASCARLFFLHPCSPPTNCNRCSWQCNLIKNPNLLLPDCGSMHRSASDSEPTCQTDPLGYLDKMLSFSGIELQWDQAQDPYFTSCKQCRGFCGFNTSDPNKNFICFHSESTISPPWIPKGKFIKANRTAVLTLAVALTTLLIVVSIVAFIKRNAGAWKQPFSEEDPTAVFLRNNRSLLPPVFTYEELESSTNGFDPKRKIGDGGFGSVYLGQLRDGRFVAVKHLHQHHNAAAGKAFSSKSFCNEILILSSINHPNLVKLHGYCSDPKGLLLVYDYVPNGTLADHLHGRNNRKLHLKWQVRLEMALQIAMAMEYLHFAVMPPVVHRDITTSNIFVEKDMRVKVGDFGLSRLLVLQDKTASSAGSTTTTGNNGCVWTGPQGTPGYLDPDYHRSFRLTEKSDVYSFGVVLLELISGLRAVDAKRDKREMALADMVVSRIQMGQLDEVVDPVLAADKKAVGDAVAAVAELAFRCVAAEKDDRPDSKEVVQELRRVRGRADVARE, encoded by the exons ATGAATCCCCACCTCCATGTCTCCTCCATTTCCGTTTTctaccttttcttcttcttcagcttcTTCTGCACACCAACAACTTCCCACACGGCTTGCTcatccacaaaaacaccatgcCCTCCATTCGCTTCCACCCTACCCTTACCGTTCCCATTCTCCTCTTCCCCAGGCTGCGGTCACCCTTCCTTCCAACTCCGCTGCTCCACCCCCCACTCCTTCATCTCCATCAACAACCTAACCTTCTCCATCCTCACCTACAAACCCAACACTTCCTCCATTATCCTCTCCCCTCACAACAACAATACATCATGCCCTTCAAcccacttcctctccattccCAACCAACCCATTAACCTCTCCGCCTCTCCTTTCAGAGTCCTAGACGCTTCATGTGCCCGCCTATTCTTCCTCCACCCATGTTCCCCTCCAACAAACTGTAACCGCTGCTCTTGGCAATGCAACCTCATCAAAAACCCGAACCTGCTCCTCCCTGACTGCGGATCCATGCATCGCTCAGCTTCGGACTCCGAACCTACCTGCCAAACCGACCCCTTAGGATATCTCGACAAGATGCTATCTTTCTCCGGGATCGAACTCCAATGGGACCAAGCTCAAGACCCTTACTTCACCAGCTGCAAACAATGCCGAGGCTTCTGCGGATTCAATACTTCCGACCCCAACAAGAACTTCATCTGCTTCCATTCTGAGTCCACCATCTCGCCGCCGTGGATCCCCAAGGGCAAGTTCATCAAGGCCAACAGAACCGCTGTGTTGACCCTCGCTGTTGCGTTGACCACACTGTTAATCGTTGTGTCAATTGTTGCGTTTATCAAGAGGAATGCTGGTGCGTGGAAACAGCCATTCTCAGAGGAAGATCCAACCGCCGTGTTCCTCCGCAACAACCGCAGCCTCCTCCCTCCGGTATTCACCTACGAGGAGCTTGAGTCCTCCACGAATGGATTTGACCCCAAGCGCAAGATCGGCGACGGCGGGTTCGGCTCCGTCTACCTCGGCCAACTCCGCGACGGGAGATTCGTCGCCGTGAAACATCTCCACCAACACCACAACGCTGCTGCCGGAAAAGCGTTCTCCTCCAAGTCCTTCTGCAACGAGATCCTCATCCTCTCTAGCATAAACCACCCCAACCTCGTGAAGCTCCATGGCTACTGCAGTGACCCAAAAGGGTTGCTTCTGGTCTACGACTACGTCCCTAACGGCACCCTCGCCGACCATCTCCATGGCCGTAATAacagaaaactacatctaaaatggCAG GTAAGGTTGGAGATGGCGCTGCAAATTGCAATGGCAATGGAGTACCTTCACTTTGCGGTGATGCCGCCGGTGGTTCATAGGGATATAACTACTTCCAATATCTTTGTGGAGAAGGATATGAGGGTGAAGGTCGGTGACTTTGGTCTCTCGAGGCTTCTGGTGTTGCAAGATAAAACGGCGTCGTCGGCTGGCTCAACGACAACGACCGGGAACAACGGGTGCGTGTGGACGGGGCCGCAAGGTACGCCAGGGTATTTGGACCCGGACTACCACCGGTCATTCCGGTTAACCGAGAAGAGTGACGTGTACAGTTTTGGCGTTGTGCTTCTTGAACTGATTTCGGGGCTGAGGGCCGTGGATGCAAAGAGGGACAAGAGAGAGATGGCGCTAGCAGACATGGTGGTTTCGAGGATCCAGATGGGACAGCTTGACGAGGTGGTGGACCCCGTTCTTGCGGCGGATAAGAAGGCCGTGGGTGACGCTGTTGCGGCCGTGGCGGAGCTGGCGTTCCGATGCGTGGCGGCGGAGAAGGATGACCGGCCCGATTCGAAGGAGGTTGTGCAGGAGCTAAGAAGGGTGAGAGGCCGTGCTGACGTGGCAAGGGAGTGA